Proteins found in one Terribacillus sp. DMT04 genomic segment:
- a CDS encoding bifunctional 3-deoxy-7-phosphoheptulonate synthase/chorismate mutase, protein MMNDELAVLRKKLDDVNLDLLALINERGKLVQEIGKVKEKQGTKRFDPVRERDMLNVIADNNQGPFQDGTLQHLFKEIFKASLELQEDDMHKALLVSRQRKPENTVIKIKNTSIGDGVPQFVFGPCSVESYQQTAKVAASLQEKGLKLLRGGAFKPRTSPYDFQGLGEEGLRILKKIADTYDLAVISEIVAPEDVEKAADYLDVIQIGARNMQNFELLKAAGDVRKPILLKRGMSSTISEFIHAAEYISSRGNNEIILCERGIRTFENATRNTLDITAVPILKQETHLPVMVDVTHSTGRRDLLLPAAKAALAIGADGIMAEVHPDPAVALSDAAQQMDLGRFDAFYRNLTSHSSYASRVPAE, encoded by the coding sequence ATGATGAACGACGAATTAGCCGTCTTGCGAAAAAAACTGGATGACGTAAATTTGGACCTGCTAGCTTTGATAAATGAACGAGGAAAGCTGGTTCAGGAAATTGGAAAAGTGAAAGAAAAGCAAGGAACGAAGCGTTTTGATCCGGTTCGGGAACGGGATATGCTGAACGTGATTGCAGATAACAACCAAGGACCTTTCCAGGATGGAACACTGCAGCATTTGTTTAAGGAGATATTCAAGGCGAGTTTGGAGCTGCAGGAAGATGATATGCATAAAGCATTACTTGTATCACGGCAGCGGAAACCGGAAAATACAGTTATTAAGATTAAGAATACCTCTATTGGAGATGGTGTCCCGCAATTCGTATTCGGACCTTGTTCGGTTGAAAGTTACCAGCAAACGGCAAAGGTTGCAGCATCACTTCAAGAAAAAGGATTAAAGCTGCTTCGCGGCGGAGCTTTCAAACCGCGTACATCTCCATATGACTTCCAAGGTTTAGGCGAGGAAGGGTTGCGTATCTTAAAAAAGATAGCTGATACATACGACTTGGCTGTCATTAGTGAAATTGTCGCACCTGAAGATGTAGAAAAAGCAGCTGACTATTTGGATGTCATTCAAATTGGCGCGCGGAATATGCAAAATTTTGAATTGCTGAAAGCAGCTGGTGATGTAAGAAAACCAATTTTGTTAAAGCGGGGGATGTCGTCTACCATCTCTGAGTTTATCCATGCTGCTGAGTATATCAGCTCTCGCGGAAATAATGAGATTATTCTTTGTGAGCGGGGTATCCGCACATTCGAAAATGCAACTCGGAATACACTGGATATAACTGCAGTACCCATTTTAAAACAAGAAACGCATCTGCCGGTAATGGTTGATGTTACACATTCTACTGGCAGACGAGACTTACTGCTTCCAGCTGCTAAAGCAGCGCTGGCTATCGGAGCAGATGGTATTATGGCAGAGGTTCACCCCGATCCGGCTGTTGCACTATCGGATGCTGCCCAGCAAATGGACCTGGGACGCTTTGATGCATTTTATCGGAATTTAACGTCTCATAGCAGTTATGCAAGTCGTGTCCCTGCTGAATAA
- the ccpA gene encoding catabolite control protein A, whose translation MNVTIYDVAREANVSMATVSRVVNGNPNVKPATRKKVLGTIETLGYRPNAVARGLASKRTTTVGAIIPDISSIFFSELARGIEDIATMYKYNMILSNSDQNTDKELTLFNSMLEKQVDGIVFMGGKISDELLQQFEKSPVPIVIAATVQGTGDIPTVAIDYEQAAYEATNLLVSHNHQHPAFVAGETEIETNNQKYKGYLRAVTEHNSEVKQEYIVKAANTYDAGLKAAKQLAELSDRPSAVFVSSDEMALGVIHGFQDIGLQVPEDIEVVGYDNTRLATMVRPTLSTVVQPTYDIGAVAMRLLTKLMNKEEVTDKNVTLPHRIIERNSTK comes from the coding sequence ATGAATGTAACCATATACGACGTTGCCCGCGAAGCAAATGTATCAATGGCAACTGTCTCCCGTGTGGTAAATGGCAACCCAAACGTTAAACCTGCAACTCGGAAAAAAGTACTTGGCACCATAGAGACGCTCGGCTATCGTCCGAACGCAGTAGCAAGAGGGCTTGCAAGTAAGCGAACAACGACAGTCGGAGCAATCATACCGGATATCTCCAGTATTTTCTTCTCGGAGCTTGCCCGCGGGATAGAGGATATTGCAACGATGTATAAATACAATATGATCCTAAGCAATTCCGATCAAAACACGGATAAAGAATTAACGCTTTTCAATAGCATGCTGGAAAAGCAGGTAGATGGTATTGTTTTCATGGGCGGAAAAATTAGTGACGAATTGCTTCAGCAGTTTGAGAAGTCACCTGTGCCAATTGTTATTGCAGCTACAGTACAAGGGACAGGCGATATCCCAACTGTTGCAATCGACTACGAACAAGCGGCATATGAGGCGACTAATTTACTTGTCAGTCACAATCATCAGCATCCGGCATTTGTTGCGGGAGAAACAGAAATCGAAACAAATAACCAGAAATATAAAGGTTATCTTCGTGCTGTAACCGAGCATAATAGTGAAGTGAAGCAAGAGTACATCGTGAAGGCAGCCAACACGTATGATGCTGGCCTTAAGGCAGCTAAACAGCTGGCAGAACTTTCCGACCGACCGTCTGCTGTATTTGTTTCTTCAGATGAAATGGCTCTTGGTGTAATTCATGGCTTCCAGGATATCGGCTTACAGGTACCAGAAGATATCGAAGTAGTAGGCTATGATAATACAAGACTTGCGACAATGGTGCGTCCGACGTTATCTACTGTTGTACAGCCGACGTATGATATCGGAGCCGTGGCTATGCGTCTTTTGACAAAACTAATGAATAAAGAGGAAGTCACAGATAAAAATGTTACCTTGCCTCACCGAATTATCGAACGTAATTCGACAAAATAA